The window ATCCGCCACACGCCACAGCTCCTAGCCCCGCGAGTGCCGCTGGAATCCCACACTCCCTTCTGCCCGACCGAGCCGCACTTTCTTACCCGGCTCTTTTCCCTCCTGTACTTCGGGGACTGGCTCAGCTACTGGCTAGCCATCCTCCACCACACGGATCCAATGCCTGTACCACCCATCGAGGAGCTGAAACGGCGTCTAGCAGCATACCCCTACGAGCCAGCAGCCACTGCGCTTCCTATGGCTTCCCCCTCGTAGCTGGGCGGGCGATGGGATTTGAACCCACGACCCCCAGGGCCACAACCTGGTGCTCTCACCGGGCTGAGCTACGCCCGCCGCGATGGCAATTACAAAATTAAAGAGACGCACCCATCAGGCCGAGGACAACAGCCTGTAACTAAAGCACCTTAAAGTGGTTTATTGGCCCAGGTGCAACAAGCCTACCGAGGGCTCACTCACATGCGAACGTGGAAGTTCGCTACTGCAGCGCTCGCCGTAGTACTACTCTCTGCCTGTGTAAAGCATCCCTCCGAACCTAAAGAACCCCCACCCTCAAGCCACCCCGACTCTTGCTGCAACACCCTCCTCATCGTGCTGCCCTACGATTCTGCCTCGGGTACCCCTGTGGTAGGAGCAAGCGTGCGAGTCCAGCAAGATCAAGGGAGTTACAACAAGACGAAGGTAACGCAACAGGACGGTGCGAGCTTTTCAGGGCTTTGCCCTGGAACTTACATCGTGCATATCTCCCACGAGCACTGCTCTGTCCGAGAACTGAGCGTCGAGTTGGGGTGCGAGGACACTGTAAAGCTCTGCATCCCATTGGACTGCGGAGAAGAGCGCGACTCCGATACCTGCTGCCGCGGCGTCATCACCGTCCGCGTCTACGATAGCCTCCAAGCAAAGCCACTACAGGCCGCAGTAGTCTGCCTCTGGAAGCAGGGGAAACTTGTAGAGACACAGCCCGCACATGACGGATCAGCTGCATTTGACAGCCTCTGCGAAGGCGAATATGTCGTAGAGGTCACAGCAGAGGGGTACCGGTCACGAGAGGTTCGTATCCACCTGCCCTGCAACGACCATGTGGAAATCTGGGTTGGCCTCCTCCCGAAACACCAGGAGTGCTGTGAGGGGATGGTAGCTGTCATCGTACAGGACTCTACCCGTGTCCAGCGGATACAGGGAGCTCAAGTTCGGTTGTGGCAGAATGGAAGGTTGCTCACTCAGCAAGGGACAGACGCGGACGGCGTCGCGCGCTTCACACGCTTGTGTCAAGGCCCATATGGAATCAGCGTCCATGCCGATGGGTACTGGCCGCGGGAACTGGAGTTCTCTCTGGGATGCAACCAGGCGATAGAGCACTGCGTTTCGCTTTCGCGGCGCCCATAAGGCAAACACTCTTGGGCAGAGATTGGCTCTAAACCCCCAATGCTGCCTGCCGTTGGCCTCCGAAAGGCCACCGAAGAGTGTTTCGCGACCGCAACCAAGTCGCTAGGTCTCACACTGCACGCTGACCTCGCTCGTCCTTTGCTCCTGGTTCCGACAGACAGTGAGGTGCTCACGATGATGATGTGGTCATTG is drawn from Candidatus Kapaibacterium sp. and contains these coding sequences:
- a CDS encoding carboxypeptidase-like regulatory domain-containing protein, producing the protein MRTWKFATAALAVVLLSACVKHPSEPKEPPPSSHPDSCCNTLLIVLPYDSASGTPVVGASVRVQQDQGSYNKTKVTQQDGASFSGLCPGTYIVHISHEHCSVRELSVELGCEDTVKLCIPLDCGEERDSDTCCRGVITVRVYDSLQAKPLQAAVVCLWKQGKLVETQPAHDGSAAFDSLCEGEYVVEVTAEGYRSREVRIHLPCNDHVEIWVGLLPKHQECCEGMVAVIVQDSTRVQRIQGAQVRLWQNGRLLTQQGTDADGVARFTRLCQGPYGISVHADGYWPRELEFSLGCNQAIEHCVSLSRRP